Proteins from a genomic interval of Chryseobacterium indologenes:
- a CDS encoding TolC family protein, whose product MKRKRITAKKLKIGIAAAFMIFSFSSVSAQQQVSLQEAIKQALQNKAEAKKAALQVKKAEYKIDEARAGALPQISATISNTYNPILQKSVLPGEIIGKPGELIPVAFGTKWQSVNVVTLNQNIFDQRVFIGLKAAKSTREFYLLNSELTNEQIIENVATAYYQVFVQEENLKTVEESYANTERVRNVIKSLVDNGLAKPIDLDRTNVQLTNIKSNKQQLINAVEVSKNSLKFYMGVPIENSIELEEKEIVPNPELLGTNVNLETRSELKVLNKQRELLEYNKKATVANLYPTVGLSANYGWQGLGNKFPYATGSSQGTNWGDYASIGVAIKIPIFMGGATKAQIQQAEIDIQDLDQDIQNKKLNLSLDYKNAITNMENAIINIQSMKDNVDLAEKVQKNTQSNYQYGLATLTEVLDTENALTQAKQNYANALLDYKQAEIKVIKAKGELNTLQNL is encoded by the coding sequence ATGAAAAGAAAACGTATAACTGCTAAAAAGCTAAAAATTGGGATAGCTGCAGCATTTATGATTTTCAGCTTTTCATCAGTGTCTGCTCAGCAGCAGGTTTCTCTGCAGGAAGCAATCAAACAGGCACTTCAGAATAAGGCAGAAGCTAAAAAAGCGGCCTTACAGGTTAAAAAAGCTGAATATAAGATTGATGAGGCCAGAGCCGGGGCTTTACCTCAGATCAGTGCTACCATCAGTAACACTTACAACCCCATTTTGCAGAAATCTGTTCTTCCGGGAGAGATTATAGGAAAGCCGGGTGAGCTTATTCCGGTTGCTTTCGGTACAAAATGGCAATCTGTAAACGTGGTAACTCTTAATCAGAATATTTTTGATCAGCGGGTTTTTATTGGCCTTAAAGCCGCAAAATCAACAAGAGAGTTTTACCTTTTAAACTCTGAATTAACGAATGAGCAAATCATTGAAAATGTAGCCACAGCTTATTATCAGGTTTTTGTTCAGGAAGAGAATCTTAAAACTGTTGAAGAAAGTTATGCCAATACGGAAAGAGTAAGAAATGTTATTAAAAGTCTGGTAGATAACGGTTTGGCTAAGCCAATTGATCTCGACCGTACCAATGTTCAGCTTACCAATATTAAATCCAATAAGCAGCAATTGATCAATGCCGTTGAAGTTTCAAAAAATTCGTTGAAGTTTTATATGGGTGTTCCTATTGAGAACTCAATTGAGCTGGAGGAAAAAGAAATTGTACCCAATCCTGAACTGTTAGGCACAAACGTGAATCTGGAAACCCGTTCTGAGTTAAAAGTTTTAAACAAACAAAGAGAGCTTTTAGAATATAACAAAAAAGCAACGGTAGCCAATCTTTATCCTACTGTAGGCCTTTCAGCAAATTACGGATGGCAGGGATTAGGAAATAAATTCCCCTATGCAACAGGATCAAGCCAGGGAACAAACTGGGGAGATTATGCATCAATCGGAGTCGCTATTAAGATCCCGATTTTTATGGGTGGTGCTACCAAAGCTCAGATCCAACAGGCTGAAATTGATATTCAGGATCTGGATCAGGATATCCAAAACAAAAAGCTTAACCTGAGCCTGGATTATAAAAATGCCATTACCAATATGGAAAATGCCATTATCAATATCCAGAGCATGAAGGATAATGTGGATCTGGCGGAAAAAGTACAGAAAAATACTCAGTCTAACTACCAGTACGGTTTAGCAACACTTACTGAGGTCCTGGATACTGAAAATGCACTTACCCAGGCAAAACAGAACTATGCCAATGCACTACTGGACTATAAGCAGGCTGAGATCAAAGTCATTAAAGCAAAAGGAGAGTTAAACACACTACAAAACTTATAA
- a CDS encoding TetR/AcrR family transcriptional regulator translates to MSNQAKKDQTQELIKETAKNLFFVKGKFDATTQEIADAAGVNRTLINYYFRSRDKLIQIIFDEAQKVEQEKSTIIQRSDLPFKQKISKFIESSLATSLQYPYLETYIVSQINKGTCHSREIEEDVLEELYSDIEKEMELGNVEKMAPVQFVLNMVSLLVFPSAIRPLFMENLMISDQEYDKIISERKEIIINMLFKN, encoded by the coding sequence ATGTCAAATCAAGCAAAAAAAGACCAAACACAGGAATTGATCAAGGAGACAGCGAAGAATTTGTTCTTTGTGAAAGGAAAATTTGATGCTACTACGCAGGAGATTGCCGATGCAGCGGGAGTTAATAGAACTCTGATTAATTATTATTTCCGATCAAGAGATAAGCTGATTCAGATCATCTTTGATGAAGCCCAGAAAGTAGAACAGGAAAAGTCTACTATTATTCAGAGATCCGATCTGCCGTTTAAGCAAAAGATCAGCAAATTTATAGAAAGCAGCCTTGCTACAAGTCTTCAGTACCCATATCTGGAAACCTATATCGTTTCACAGATTAATAAAGGGACCTGCCACAGCAGAGAAATTGAAGAAGATGTTCTGGAAGAGCTGTACAGCGATATTGAAAAAGAAATGGAATTGGGAAATGTAGAGAAAATGGCACCCGTTCAGTTTGTTCTGAATATGGTTTCATTATTAGTCTTTCCAAGTGCTATAAGACCCTTGTTTATGGAAAATCTGATGATCAGTGATCAGGAATATGATAAAATTATTTCGGAAAGAAAAGAGATTATCATCAATATGTTGTTTAAAAATTAA
- a CDS encoding RNA-binding protein, which produces MQLGKTQSLEISEKINSGWILTDGSGEKAFLPKIFIQEEKEVGEYVEVFVYQDDDKLKATTEIPLAEVGEFAVMSCVQSLPSGAFMDWGIIKDLFIPYKQQKTKIIEGKRYLVYIYVDKDMDLITGTTKFKRNPQYQDVPFQTGDKVDLIMMNESELGWNVIINKKYIGLIYASDVFKKLYPLSEESGYIKAIREDGKIDVSLQPDGFENIDEFKQKILNKLEENYGLLYVSDKSSPEEIKDELQMSKKNFKKAIGGLYKDKIIDISDDKIRLL; this is translated from the coding sequence ATGCAACTCGGAAAAACCCAAAGTTTAGAAATTTCAGAAAAAATTAATTCAGGATGGATCCTTACCGACGGATCCGGTGAAAAGGCATTTTTACCTAAAATCTTCATTCAGGAAGAAAAAGAAGTAGGTGAGTATGTTGAGGTTTTCGTTTATCAGGATGATGATAAATTAAAGGCTACCACCGAAATTCCTTTGGCCGAAGTAGGGGAATTTGCTGTAATGAGTTGTGTGCAGAGTCTTCCAAGCGGGGCCTTTATGGATTGGGGAATCATTAAAGATTTATTTATCCCGTACAAACAGCAGAAAACCAAAATTATTGAAGGGAAAAGATACCTGGTTTACATTTATGTAGATAAGGATATGGACCTGATTACTGGAACCACAAAGTTCAAGCGAAATCCTCAGTATCAGGATGTTCCTTTTCAGACCGGAGATAAAGTAGATCTCATTATGATGAATGAAAGTGAGCTGGGCTGGAACGTTATCATTAATAAAAAATATATCGGCCTTATCTACGCATCTGATGTATTCAAAAAGCTGTACCCTTTATCCGAAGAATCAGGATACATTAAAGCCATTCGTGAAGACGGCAAGATTGACGTGTCTTTACAACCCGACGGTTTTGAAAATATTGATGAATTCAAACAGAAAATTCTTAATAAACTGGAAGAAAATTACGGCCTTTTGTACGTATCGGATAAATCTTCTCCTGAAGAAATCAAAGACGAACTTCAGATGAGTAAAAAGAACTTCAAAAAAGCCATCGGAGGACTTTATAAAGATAAAATTATTGATATTTCAGACGATAAGATCAGGTTGTTATAG
- a CDS encoding DUF4476 domain-containing protein has translation MKKIFISLMMIAAVTIMAQEAGKAGELLRNEASATAMRTPETPGMKNRSQDRNSLDPRNKNKNPGYQWNRNYGYAEVFLRIPEQGFFTVEIGDQMIANSSGKYRFFDLQSGRMPISIYANGFLMYRTTLMLRNNNRMVLDFFTNEGLYLLDSYPVQGLYSFNDWNDVWNNLYGNSSGNWNNSGNVMDNGTFRQFFETLKRKESFDEGKIAMINQQMRTSMFTSAQIRDLVKSMSFDKNKLALAKSMYRNCVDTNKYFVVYDAFDFENSKRELMDYISRL, from the coding sequence ATGAAGAAAATATTTATAAGTTTAATGATGATAGCGGCTGTTACTATAATGGCACAGGAAGCAGGAAAGGCAGGAGAATTGCTGCGAAATGAAGCTTCTGCCACAGCTATGAGAACACCTGAAACACCCGGGATGAAAAATAGAAGTCAGGATCGTAATTCTTTAGATCCACGAAATAAAAATAAGAACCCCGGATATCAATGGAACCGTAACTACGGTTATGCTGAAGTCTTTTTACGCATTCCTGAACAAGGCTTTTTCACTGTTGAAATAGGGGATCAGATGATAGCAAACAGTTCCGGGAAATATCGTTTTTTTGACTTGCAATCGGGGAGGATGCCTATCTCCATCTATGCAAACGGCTTCCTGATGTACAGAACAACATTGATGCTTCGTAATAACAACCGGATGGTGCTCGATTTCTTTACTAATGAAGGATTGTACCTGTTAGATTCTTACCCTGTGCAGGGACTATACAGTTTTAATGACTGGAATGACGTCTGGAATAATCTGTACGGAAATTCTTCCGGAAACTGGAACAATTCAGGAAATGTAATGGATAACGGAACATTCAGGCAATTTTTTGAGACGTTAAAGCGAAAAGAGAGTTTTGATGAAGGTAAAATAGCCATGATCAATCAACAAATGCGTACTTCCATGTTTACGTCTGCACAGATAAGAGACCTGGTAAAATCAATGAGTTTTGATAAAAATAAGCTGGCATTAGCCAAATCAATGTATCGTAATTGTGTAGATACAAACAAATATTTTGTGGTATATGACGCTTTTGATTTTGAAAACAGCAAACGGGAACTGATGGATTACATTTCCAGATTATAG
- the lpdA gene encoding dihydrolipoyl dehydrogenase: MSQFDVTVIGSGPGGYVAAIRAAQLGFKTAIIEKYSTLGGTCLNVGCIPSKALLDSSEHFENAKHNFASHGILINDPQADIQRMVARKNEVVDQTTKGINYLMDKNKITVFEGVGSFESATQIKITKNDGSSETIESKYTIIATGSKPSSLPFISLDKERIITSTEALNLKEIPKHLVVIGGGVIGLELGSVYLRLGAQVTVVEFMDKIIPGMDGALSKELTKVLKKQGMKFMLSTAVSGVERNGDTVKVTAKDKKGEEVVVEGDYCLVSVGRKPYTDGLGLEKAGVELDERGRVKVNDHLQTNVANIYAIGDVIKGAMLAHKASEEGTLVAEILAGQKPHINYNLIPGVVYTWPEVAGVGKTEEQLKEEGVAYKVGNFPMRALGRSRASGDVDGFVKIIADEKTDEVLGMHIVGARAADLIAEGVIAMEFRASAEDIARSSHAHPTYAEAIKEAALDATGKRPIHI; the protein is encoded by the coding sequence ATGAGTCAATTCGATGTTACCGTAATAGGTTCTGGTCCTGGAGGTTATGTAGCTGCTATCCGTGCAGCACAGTTAGGTTTCAAAACAGCAATTATTGAAAAATATTCAACTTTAGGCGGAACTTGTCTTAACGTTGGATGTATTCCGTCAAAAGCACTTCTAGATAGCTCTGAGCATTTTGAGAATGCAAAACACAATTTTGCAAGCCACGGAATTCTGATTAATGACCCGCAGGCCGATATTCAAAGAATGGTTGCGCGTAAAAACGAAGTGGTAGATCAGACTACGAAAGGGATCAACTATTTGATGGACAAAAACAAAATCACTGTTTTTGAAGGAGTAGGAAGTTTTGAATCAGCTACTCAAATCAAAATTACAAAAAATGACGGTTCTTCTGAAACGATTGAATCAAAATATACAATCATAGCAACAGGTTCTAAGCCTTCTTCTTTACCTTTTATCTCTCTTGATAAAGAAAGAATCATTACTTCTACTGAAGCGTTAAACCTTAAAGAAATCCCTAAGCATTTAGTGGTGATCGGAGGTGGAGTAATCGGTCTTGAATTAGGATCTGTATACTTAAGATTGGGAGCTCAGGTAACGGTAGTTGAGTTCATGGATAAAATCATCCCTGGAATGGATGGAGCTTTAAGCAAAGAATTGACTAAAGTTCTTAAAAAACAAGGTATGAAGTTTATGCTTTCTACAGCAGTTTCAGGTGTTGAAAGAAACGGAGATACTGTAAAAGTTACCGCTAAAGATAAAAAAGGAGAAGAAGTAGTGGTCGAAGGAGATTACTGTTTAGTTTCTGTAGGAAGAAAACCTTACACTGACGGTCTTGGTCTTGAAAAGGCAGGTGTAGAGCTTGATGAAAGAGGAAGAGTAAAAGTAAACGATCACCTGCAAACTAATGTAGCCAATATCTATGCTATCGGTGACGTTATCAAAGGTGCTATGCTTGCTCACAAAGCAAGTGAAGAAGGAACTTTGGTGGCTGAAATTTTAGCAGGTCAAAAACCTCACATCAATTATAACCTAATTCCTGGTGTTGTTTATACATGGCCGGAAGTTGCAGGAGTTGGAAAAACTGAAGAGCAGCTTAAAGAAGAAGGAGTAGCTTACAAAGTTGGAAACTTCCCGATGAGAGCATTAGGAAGAAGCCGTGCAAGTGGTGATGTTGATGGTTTTGTTAAAATCATTGCTGATGAAAAAACAGATGAGGTTCTTGGAATGCACATCGTAGGAGCAAGAGCTGCTGACCTTATCGCAGAAGGAGTAATCGCTATGGAATTCCGTGCAAGTGCTGAAGATATCGCCAGAAGTTCTCACGCTCACCCAACCTATGCAGAAGCCATTAAAGAAGCTGCACTGGATGCTACGGGTAAAAGACCTATTCATATTTAA
- a CDS encoding cupin domain-containing protein: protein MKKMIFIVSMLISITAMAQKSRIARKELLKASVNRKVTTAEIQEITMAGGQTAPQHVHPCPVVGIIKSGEAVFQIEGKESVVLHEGDAFYEPKNVNILHFDNASKEKPLVFTAIYLKKGQEENIRFLNQ from the coding sequence ATGAAGAAAATGATATTCATTGTTTCTATGCTGATTTCTATAACGGCAATGGCCCAGAAAAGCCGGATTGCAAGAAAAGAATTGCTGAAAGCTTCTGTGAACCGGAAAGTCACCACTGCTGAAATTCAGGAAATAACAATGGCAGGAGGGCAGACGGCTCCCCAACATGTGCATCCGTGTCCTGTCGTGGGAATTATAAAATCCGGAGAAGCAGTTTTTCAGATAGAAGGAAAGGAAAGTGTTGTCCTTCATGAAGGCGATGCTTTCTATGAGCCTAAAAATGTCAATATTCTTCATTTTGACAATGCTTCAAAAGAAAAACCATTAGTTTTCACAGCAATTTATTTGAAAAAAGGTCAAGAAGAAAATATCCGGTTTTTGAATCAATAG
- a CDS encoding KpsF/GutQ family sugar-phosphate isomerase has translation MERTNIISIAKTTLEIEIAELEKLKNRIDDQFAQAVEIIHSAKGKLIVVGIGKSAHVGNKIVATLNSTGTPSQFLHASEAIHGDLGVIQKQDVVLCISNSGNSPEIANLVPYLKDYSSALIGMTGNKNSKLAEFSEIILNTHVDVEACPNKLAPTSSTTIQMALGDALAVALMELNDFKANDFAKFHPGGSLGKNLTSRVEQFLSSQKPQVAEEASIRDVIISISASRHGITVVTKDDQIIGVITDGDLRRMLMKGEDITKVLAKDIMSAHPRTIEKEALAKEAMKILKENNIGQLVVTENGKYFGIIDLHKLLDEGIN, from the coding sequence ATGGAGAGAACCAACATTATATCAATTGCTAAAACTACTTTAGAAATTGAGATTGCAGAGCTTGAAAAATTAAAAAACAGAATTGATGATCAGTTTGCACAGGCCGTAGAGATCATTCATTCGGCAAAAGGGAAACTGATTGTCGTAGGAATAGGAAAATCTGCCCACGTGGGGAATAAAATTGTCGCCACGTTAAACTCTACAGGAACTCCATCACAATTTCTTCACGCCTCAGAGGCTATCCATGGAGATTTGGGAGTTATTCAGAAACAGGATGTGGTTTTATGTATTTCTAATTCGGGAAATTCTCCTGAAATTGCCAACCTTGTTCCTTATTTAAAAGACTATTCTTCCGCATTGATCGGAATGACAGGCAATAAAAACAGTAAGCTTGCTGAGTTTTCTGAAATTATCCTGAATACTCATGTTGATGTAGAGGCCTGTCCCAACAAGCTCGCTCCTACCAGTTCTACCACCATTCAGATGGCATTGGGAGATGCTCTGGCAGTAGCGCTGATGGAACTTAATGATTTTAAAGCCAATGATTTTGCCAAGTTTCATCCGGGAGGCAGTTTAGGAAAGAACCTTACTTCAAGAGTTGAACAGTTTTTATCTTCACAGAAACCTCAGGTAGCTGAAGAAGCATCTATCAGAGATGTTATTATTTCGATCAGTGCCTCCAGACATGGAATCACCGTGGTAACCAAAGATGATCAGATCATAGGAGTTATTACCGATGGTGATTTAAGAAGAATGCTGATGAAGGGAGAAGATATCACTAAAGTTCTGGCTAAAGATATTATGTCTGCTCATCCGAGAACCATTGAAAAAGAAGCTTTGGCCAAGGAAGCGATGAAGATTTTGAAAGAAAATAATATCGGGCAGCTGGTGGTTACCGAAAATGGTAAATATTTTGGAATCATCGACCTGCATAAATTACTTGATGAAGGAATAAATTAA
- a CDS encoding type 1 glutamine amidotransferase domain-containing protein encodes MKKKALIVVTSVEKYPDMDRATGLWLGEAVHFYEKLHEKGYEIDFISPKGGYTPLDPISLQMFVQPVDWKYYGDNVFREKLGNTLKPEDIIPEDYSVIYYSGGHGVVWDFPDNKDLQDIARKIYENNGIVSSVCHSAVGLFNIKLSDGELLIKGKTLTGFSNSEEIAAELADHMPYLTEDVLKSKGAHYVKADQDFVPFAVADGRLITGQNPQSGGDVAEKVLEILEK; translated from the coding sequence ATGAAAAAGAAAGCATTAATAGTAGTGACCAGTGTAGAAAAATATCCTGATATGGATAGAGCAACCGGGCTATGGCTGGGTGAAGCCGTTCATTTTTATGAGAAACTGCATGAAAAAGGATATGAAATTGACTTTATAAGCCCGAAAGGAGGTTATACACCGCTGGACCCTATCTCTTTACAAATGTTTGTGCAGCCGGTAGACTGGAAATATTATGGGGACAACGTTTTCAGAGAAAAATTGGGAAATACTTTGAAGCCGGAAGACATTATCCCGGAAGACTACAGTGTCATTTACTATTCCGGAGGGCATGGTGTTGTATGGGATTTTCCTGATAATAAAGACTTACAGGATATAGCCAGAAAGATTTATGAAAACAACGGAATTGTTTCTTCCGTATGTCACAGTGCTGTAGGGCTTTTCAATATTAAACTTTCTGACGGAGAATTATTGATCAAAGGAAAAACACTGACCGGATTTTCAAATTCTGAAGAAATCGCAGCTGAACTTGCTGATCATATGCCTTATCTTACAGAGGATGTTTTGAAAAGCAAAGGCGCCCATTATGTAAAAGCTGACCAGGATTTTGTTCCTTTTGCCGTAGCAGACGGAAGGCTGATCACGGGGCAGAATCCTCAATCAGGAGGTGATGTAGCAGAAAAAGTATTAGAGATCCTCGAAAAATAA
- the tatC gene encoding twin-arginine translocase subunit TatC, protein MDNNKEMSFLGHIGELRGHLVRSIIAIVIAAFVVGFNINWIMDHIFFGPTRNDFPTFKIVNHFSRMILGEDSIHLPKDFPVRVQRLYQQFNVMMAVSVFGGMVLAFPYIVWELWRFIGPALHPREKKNSIYIINAVWMLFMTGVLCGYFLILPFAVNFGVIFKISDIIVPLYDLSDYTTLFLQVVLGMGVIFLFPILIYFLTSIGILTPKFMKTYRRHAIVLIMVVAAIITPADVLSMLMAAFPLLILYEFSIMMCSFTYKRVQKSNGNLPAVQE, encoded by the coding sequence ATGGACAATAATAAAGAAATGTCCTTTCTTGGGCATATTGGAGAATTAAGAGGGCACCTGGTCCGTTCGATTATTGCTATCGTAATTGCAGCTTTTGTGGTTGGATTTAATATCAACTGGATTATGGACCACATATTTTTTGGTCCGACAAGAAATGATTTTCCTACCTTCAAAATTGTAAATCACTTTTCAAGAATGATTCTGGGAGAAGACAGCATTCACCTTCCTAAGGATTTTCCTGTACGTGTACAGAGATTGTATCAGCAGTTCAATGTCATGATGGCTGTTTCTGTTTTTGGAGGAATGGTTTTGGCATTTCCGTATATTGTTTGGGAATTATGGCGATTTATCGGTCCGGCTTTACATCCGAGAGAGAAAAAGAATTCAATCTATATCATCAATGCCGTGTGGATGCTTTTCATGACGGGAGTATTATGCGGATATTTTCTCATTCTTCCGTTCGCAGTCAATTTTGGAGTTATTTTTAAAATTTCAGACATTATTGTTCCTCTTTATGATTTAAGTGATTATACGACGTTGTTTTTACAGGTTGTTTTAGGGATGGGGGTTATTTTCTTATTTCCTATTCTGATTTATTTCCTTACCAGCATCGGAATTCTGACGCCGAAGTTTATGAAAACATATCGTCGTCACGCTATTGTTTTAATTATGGTGGTAGCGGCAATTATCACTCCGGCAGATGTTTTAAGTATGCTGATGGCTGCATTCCCATTACTTATTCTTTATGAATTCAGTATTATGATGTGTAGTTTCACTTATAAAAGGGTACAGAAAAGCAACGGAAATCTTCCCGCAGTACAAGAGTAA
- a CDS encoding M1 family metallopeptidase, whose protein sequence is MKKLSYTLLFVSAVAFGQFFEKDKVFTKQDTLKGSDTQFRNFWDVKKYDLSVEPDFAKKSIKGNNTISFEIIKDITNPVFQIDLQQPMKADKVTGNFPIANYKQEGDFIFVTANKKFKKGEKYNIDVIYSGNPLIAKRAPWDGGWVFDKDENGNPWMSVADEGIGASIWLPTKDIWSDEPDNGITMKIVTPKDLVGVGNGRLIDKKTEGNKTTYTWEVKNPINAYSIIPNIGKYVNFKDTFDGEKGKLDLDYWVLDYNVEKAKKQFQQVKPMLSAFEYWFGPYPFYEDSYKLVDSPYLGMEHQSNVAYGNNYQNGYRGKDLSGTGVGLHWDYIIIHESGHEWFANNITAKDQADMWIHESFTMYSEVLFTEKYMDKKSADTYMIGLRHVIQNDVPIIGQYGVRNEGSGDMYPKGANMLHTMRQVINNDEKFRQILRGLSKEFYHQTVTTKQIEDYLSSQSGIDFSTVFDQYLRTTKIPTLEYTQTGNSLKFRYTNVVKNLKLPVIIPGEQTITPTEEWQTVKLKSTNPIEWNKNYYINYQSVE, encoded by the coding sequence ATGAAAAAGCTGTCATATACACTTTTATTTGTTTCCGCGGTTGCATTCGGTCAATTCTTTGAAAAAGATAAAGTTTTTACTAAACAGGATACTTTAAAAGGTTCCGATACTCAGTTCAGAAATTTCTGGGATGTCAAAAAATACGACCTTTCCGTAGAACCTGATTTTGCTAAGAAAAGTATTAAAGGAAATAATACAATCAGCTTTGAAATCATTAAAGACATTACCAATCCTGTTTTCCAGATTGACCTCCAGCAACCGATGAAAGCCGATAAGGTAACCGGAAACTTCCCCATTGCAAACTATAAACAAGAAGGCGACTTCATTTTTGTTACTGCCAATAAAAAATTCAAAAAAGGAGAAAAATATAATATTGATGTCATATATTCCGGAAATCCGTTAATTGCCAAAAGAGCTCCATGGGACGGTGGCTGGGTTTTTGACAAAGATGAAAACGGAAATCCGTGGATGAGTGTTGCTGACGAAGGGATCGGAGCTTCCATCTGGCTTCCTACCAAAGATATATGGAGTGATGAGCCGGATAACGGAATCACGATGAAAATCGTTACTCCGAAAGATCTTGTAGGTGTGGGTAATGGAAGACTGATTGATAAAAAGACAGAAGGAAATAAAACAACCTATACCTGGGAAGTAAAAAATCCTATTAACGCCTACTCTATCATTCCTAATATCGGTAAATACGTAAATTTCAAAGATACTTTTGACGGAGAAAAAGGAAAGCTGGATTTAGATTACTGGGTATTGGATTATAATGTAGAAAAGGCAAAAAAGCAGTTCCAGCAGGTAAAACCAATGCTTTCTGCATTTGAATATTGGTTTGGCCCTTATCCTTTCTACGAAGATTCCTACAAACTGGTAGATTCTCCGTATCTGGGGATGGAACACCAGAGCAATGTAGCCTATGGTAATAATTATCAGAACGGTTATCGCGGAAAAGATTTATCCGGAACGGGAGTCGGCCTGCATTGGGATTATATCATCATTCACGAGAGCGGACACGAATGGTTTGCCAACAATATCACGGCAAAAGACCAGGCAGATATGTGGATCCATGAAAGTTTCACGATGTATTCAGAGGTTCTTTTCACAGAAAAATATATGGATAAAAAGTCGGCTGATACTTATATGATCGGTCTGAGACATGTTATCCAGAATGATGTTCCCATTATCGGGCAATACGGGGTAAGAAATGAAGGAAGTGGAGACATGTATCCCAAAGGAGCTAACATGCTTCATACCATGAGACAAGTGATCAATAATGATGAAAAATTCAGACAGATCTTACGAGGACTGAGCAAAGAGTTTTATCATCAGACTGTTACTACAAAACAGATTGAGGATTACCTATCTTCGCAGTCCGGAATTGATTTCTCAACCGTTTTTGACCAGTATTTAAGAACAACTAAAATTCCTACTCTTGAGTACACGCAAACCGGAAATTCGCTGAAATTCAGATATACGAATGTGGTAAAAAATCTGAAACTACCTGTTATCATTCCGGGAGAGCAGACCATCACTCCCACAGAAGAATGGCAGACTGTCAAGCTTAAAAGCACTAATCCTATTGAATGGAATAAAAACTATTACATCAACTACCAAAGTGTTGAATAA
- a CDS encoding HAMP domain-containing histidine kinase: MTTLVIAIIVASTSLINFLRKEEIKRISLLSKAIRIQQEVKSPDTDVLDLLPDILNINNTIPFIVTDKFKNPILDLGYYRNIPESTIKDPQKLQSLIMNMEKNYDPIEIKVPDGNNQFVFYDNSRLLNNLRYSPYILGLFILLYFGFSFWFFRTIKKTDEGYLWAGLAKETAHQIGTPLSSMIGWMEIMKLDTPDSEGVHEMEKDIERLRTISERFSKIGSVPELNDLDFNETIQKNYDYLKTRISRKVNFTLNLPNYKVLVPHNKILMSWVIENLVKNAVDAMKGEGAIVMSVFERNKNILVEVKDNGSGMTKQQARNAFKPGYSTKKRGWGLGLSLARRVIHEYHNGDIKISQTEIGKGSTFRITVRKA; this comes from the coding sequence ATGACTACTCTGGTCATCGCTATTATAGTGGCATCCACATCGTTGATTAATTTTCTCAGAAAAGAAGAAATCAAAAGAATCAGTCTTCTTTCTAAGGCGATAAGAATTCAGCAGGAAGTAAAAAGTCCGGATACGGATGTCCTTGATCTGCTGCCCGATATCCTCAATATCAATAATACCATTCCGTTCATCGTCACCGATAAATTCAAGAACCCGATTCTTGATCTGGGATATTACAGAAATATTCCTGAAAGTACCATAAAAGATCCTCAAAAGCTGCAAAGCCTGATCATGAATATGGAGAAAAACTACGACCCGATTGAGATCAAAGTACCTGACGGAAATAATCAGTTTGTTTTCTACGATAATTCCCGGCTGCTTAATAATTTAAGATATTCACCCTATATCCTGGGATTGTTTATCCTGCTGTATTTTGGTTTTTCTTTCTGGTTTTTCAGGACGATAAAAAAAACGGATGAAGGATATTTATGGGCTGGCCTGGCGAAAGAAACTGCCCATCAGATCGGTACTCCTTTATCTTCCATGATCGGCTGGATGGAGATCATGAAGCTGGATACCCCGGATTCTGAAGGAGTACATGAAATGGAAAAAGATATTGAAAGGCTGAGGACTATTTCCGAACGTTTTTCAAAAATAGGATCTGTCCCGGAACTGAATGACCTGGATTTTAATGAAACGATCCAGAAGAATTATGATTATCTGAAAACCAGGATTTCCAGAAAAGTTAATTTTACCTTAAACCTTCCTAACTATAAAGTTCTGGTTCCTCATAATAAAATCCTGATGAGCTGGGTGATCGAAAATCTGGTCAAAAATGCTGTAGATGCTATGAAAGGAGAAGGTGCCATTGTCATGTCGGTCTTTGAACGAAATAAAAATATTTTGGTCGAAGTAAAGGATAACGGGAGCGGAATGACCAAGCAGCAGGCACGAAATGCTTTTAAACCCGGATATTCAACCAAAAAGAGAGGTTGGGGACTGGGATTGTCACTGGCAAGAAGGGTCATTCATGAATACCACAATGGTGATATTAAGATTTCCCAGACAGAAATAGGAAAGGGAAGTACCTTTAGAATCACTGTCAGAAAAGCATAA